The [Bacillus] selenitireducens MLS10 genome includes a region encoding these proteins:
- a CDS encoding L-lactate permease, producing MLFITATSAILLPFLFLVILRMSAKQGMLYSALIFITLSYFVWGMEALPLTASIFEGFHRALTILFILIGAIVLLNTLRQTGAVDRINEGFRNISPDMRVQVIIVAFLFGGLIEGAAGFGTPAAVTGPLMVALGFTPLAAATMALIADSTSVSFGAVGTPVIVGLSNIEGAGAEMFQEVAVKITMMDILVGSLVPFILITVLTVAFGKQKGLSSVIGMLPWSLMIGLVYTLSAFLYASLFGPEFVAILASITGLAVATVTAKKKFLLPAEPWQDALQEGFTVTEEKSEMSLLSAWSPYVIVIVLLLMTRIVEPVQQFTQNAIDLSWSNIFGVEGVTSNWEFLYSPGAVLLLAALISVYTQRKTFGHFITAAKETVPTVSGAALALFPTLALVQVFSNSGINANDLVSMPQHIAAVMAGSLGGVWLFVAPYLGLLGSFITGSATVSVLTFSPIQYSAAMDTGLNTNLVLAQQTAGAAAGNMICVHNVVAAAAVVGMVGKEGDIIRKTLIPALLYAFLVGVAGTIVAAFIL from the coding sequence ATGTTATTCATTACTGCGACCAGTGCAATCTTGCTTCCGTTTTTATTTCTGGTCATTTTAAGAATGTCCGCGAAACAGGGGATGCTTTACAGTGCCCTCATCTTTATTACCCTCTCCTATTTCGTCTGGGGGATGGAGGCCCTCCCCCTTACCGCTTCGATCTTTGAAGGCTTTCACCGGGCCCTGACGATTCTCTTTATCCTGATCGGAGCCATCGTGCTTTTAAACACATTGAGACAGACGGGTGCCGTCGACCGGATCAATGAAGGATTCCGCAACATTTCACCCGATATGCGCGTGCAGGTGATCATCGTGGCCTTTCTCTTCGGTGGACTGATCGAAGGCGCCGCCGGATTCGGAACCCCGGCTGCCGTAACGGGACCGCTCATGGTCGCCCTCGGCTTCACGCCCCTTGCCGCGGCAACGATGGCTCTCATTGCCGACAGCACGTCCGTGTCATTCGGCGCGGTCGGAACACCGGTCATCGTCGGGCTCAGTAATATCGAAGGCGCCGGAGCCGAGATGTTTCAGGAAGTGGCCGTGAAGATTACGATGATGGACATCCTCGTCGGCTCATTGGTCCCGTTCATCCTGATCACGGTCCTCACGGTCGCCTTCGGCAAACAGAAGGGACTGTCTTCTGTCATCGGGATGCTGCCGTGGTCACTGATGATCGGCCTCGTGTACACCCTGTCCGCTTTCCTGTATGCATCCCTGTTTGGCCCGGAATTCGTTGCGATCCTCGCGTCAATCACCGGGCTTGCCGTCGCAACTGTGACGGCAAAGAAAAAATTCCTGCTTCCGGCTGAGCCATGGCAGGATGCCCTGCAGGAAGGCTTTACCGTCACTGAGGAGAAGTCAGAGATGAGCCTCCTCTCCGCCTGGAGTCCCTACGTGATTGTCATCGTGCTTCTTCTCATGACGCGAATCGTCGAGCCGGTACAGCAGTTCACCCAAAACGCCATCGACCTCAGCTGGTCAAATATTTTTGGGGTCGAAGGCGTCACCTCCAACTGGGAGTTTCTCTATTCCCCGGGGGCCGTGCTTCTGCTTGCAGCGCTGATCTCTGTGTATACCCAGCGAAAGACGTTCGGACACTTCATCACCGCAGCCAAAGAGACGGTCCCGACGGTTTCGGGCGCCGCGCTTGCCCTGTTTCCGACCCTCGCCCTTGTGCAGGTATTCAGTAACTCGGGCATCAACGCCAACGATCTCGTCTCCATGCCCCAGCATATCGCGGCGGTTATGGCAGGCTCCCTCGGCGGCGTATGGCTCTTCGTTGCACCGTATCTCGGACTGCTCGGTTCCTTCATCACAGGGAGCGCAACCGTATCCGTCCTGACGTTCTCACCGATTCAGTACAGCGCAGCCATGGACACCGGACTCAATACGAACCTCGTCCTCGCCCAGCAGACCGCCGGAGCCGCCGCAGGGAATATGATCTGTGTGCATAACGTCGTTGCCGCGGCGGCCGTTGTCGGCATGGTCGGTAAAGAAGGCGACATCATCCGAAAAACCCTGATCCCGGCCCTTCTGTACGCATTCCTTGTCGGTGTCGCCGGTACAATCGTCGCCGCCTTCATCCTTTGA
- a CDS encoding NAD(P)-binding domain-containing protein, translated as MTGSKWGLVGIGRLGSALLKKCDAEGLPLKVYHPDSAKAKEAVDGTLHQAASLFELTGCEYVLLALPASAMETFLDELSGVEGHVSPVLINLSTKDRTDRLKKAWPAFAFTGVKLAGHAKAFEEAGGALFVSGAWDMDETLRAFFERLGTTRTGTEEEIEAFNRLVTKTAVTAAVRLERELEKEGYDADYRRLALRHMVPEIVKAYEADELGGFAEAVRREADGE; from the coding sequence ATGACTGGCTCAAAATGGGGACTCGTTGGCATCGGCCGACTGGGGAGCGCGTTATTAAAGAAGTGCGATGCAGAAGGATTGCCTCTGAAGGTCTATCACCCGGACTCGGCAAAAGCAAAGGAAGCGGTCGATGGAACCCTTCATCAGGCCGCATCGCTGTTTGAACTTACGGGCTGTGAGTACGTTCTGCTGGCGTTGCCGGCGAGTGCCATGGAGACATTTCTTGATGAACTGTCCGGGGTGGAGGGGCATGTCTCTCCGGTTTTGATCAACCTCTCGACAAAGGACCGGACAGACCGGCTGAAGAAAGCGTGGCCTGCCTTTGCCTTCACCGGAGTGAAGCTTGCCGGGCATGCAAAGGCATTTGAAGAGGCGGGCGGGGCGCTATTCGTGTCCGGTGCATGGGATATGGACGAGACGTTGCGTGCTTTCTTTGAACGCCTTGGTACGACGCGCACCGGAACGGAAGAAGAGATAGAAGCCTTCAACCGGCTCGTGACAAAAACGGCGGTTACGGCCGCGGTCCGTTTGGAAAGAGAGCTTGAGAAAGAGGGCTATGATGCGGATTACCGGAGATTGGCGCTCCGTCACATGGTTCCTGAGATCGTCAAAGCCTATGAAGCAGACGAGCTCGGCGGCTTTGCAGAAGCTGTCAGGCGTGAAGCAGACGGGGAGTAA
- a CDS encoding methyl-accepting chemotaxis protein has product MKLQGKMLAVILPAVLLVFLITIGSIIFNLRGNIEEQSHDYAFSMARETASQVETILNRYHAQASQVAFALEAADITDVNQGQVNAIVESAFELNESVLEIALYLPNPDARRDFREFTYRPHTAAFDRDAMEAAVLTEEREHLAEPVMDGDGDEARMVSAISLPIYDDDERIGMTTVIFSLDEIQMLTEDVMLFESGFGRLLSNEGIVAAHADVSRVGNIAGELGDETEGDPEMYRNAISGGEEMNEVSHSVSVGMDVYKTFTPIHLGDTQTPWSFGTVTDEDEIFGALQDTVNQSTWIGLAGLVVISVIVALVARVVIKPIRVMTDHAGRIEQLDLSEEIPAHYRKRKDEIGVLARSFDNMSASLRQVMTKNRDAAEKLSEASDSLSARAYETGESASEIARSMSSVTEGAVEQSEAMAAIAEKMARTVTETQDGQTHARHALDEAGRASELAGEGEASVGQSVTHMQSLIASMDQSTKVLNRLSERSDEIGGIVSEISSIAEQTNLLALNASIEAARAGEHGKGFAVVADEVRKLAEESNASSQRIDTLIKGVQEETAETVTTMNGNMTLMKEQVELVEASGDVIRQISEAFTKSREAVNQVHQKLDDLRTYAEEVDESIKGISLIVDQTAASAEEVTASSDEQKETLDQISANAEELTDIAGALEEETKRFTL; this is encoded by the coding sequence TTGAAGCTGCAGGGAAAAATGCTGGCGGTCATACTGCCGGCTGTGCTACTTGTCTTTTTGATCACAATCGGTTCGATTATTTTCAATCTTCGTGGGAACATTGAAGAACAGTCTCATGACTATGCCTTCAGTATGGCGCGGGAGACGGCATCACAGGTGGAGACCATTCTGAACCGTTACCACGCCCAGGCGTCTCAGGTGGCGTTTGCCCTTGAAGCGGCGGATATTACGGACGTCAATCAGGGACAGGTGAATGCGATTGTTGAGAGTGCGTTTGAGTTAAATGAATCGGTCCTCGAGATTGCGCTCTATTTACCGAACCCCGACGCCAGAAGAGATTTCAGGGAATTTACATACCGGCCGCATACGGCGGCCTTTGACCGGGATGCCATGGAAGCAGCCGTCCTGACAGAAGAGCGGGAACATCTCGCGGAACCGGTGATGGACGGCGACGGGGACGAGGCGCGGATGGTGTCAGCCATCTCCCTTCCGATCTATGACGATGATGAACGGATTGGCATGACGACCGTCATCTTCAGCCTTGATGAGATTCAGATGCTCACAGAAGACGTGATGCTGTTTGAGAGCGGATTTGGCCGGCTGTTGTCCAATGAGGGCATAGTGGCAGCCCATGCGGATGTGAGCCGGGTCGGTAATATCGCCGGAGAACTCGGAGATGAGACGGAGGGTGATCCTGAGATGTACCGAAACGCCATCTCAGGGGGAGAGGAGATGAACGAAGTTTCCCACTCCGTTTCCGTCGGGATGGACGTGTACAAAACGTTCACGCCGATTCATCTCGGTGACACGCAAACCCCGTGGTCCTTTGGCACGGTGACCGATGAGGACGAGATTTTCGGAGCCCTGCAGGATACGGTCAATCAGTCGACGTGGATCGGCCTCGCAGGTCTGGTCGTCATCTCCGTGATCGTCGCTCTGGTGGCCCGGGTTGTTATTAAACCGATCCGGGTTATGACGGATCATGCCGGGCGGATCGAACAGCTGGATCTCTCAGAAGAGATCCCGGCACATTACAGGAAACGAAAAGACGAAATCGGCGTTCTTGCCCGCTCATTTGACAACATGTCCGCTTCGCTCCGTCAGGTGATGACGAAGAACCGGGATGCGGCGGAAAAACTGAGCGAGGCCTCAGACAGCCTGTCTGCAAGGGCCTATGAGACTGGTGAATCGGCGTCAGAGATTGCCCGTTCCATGTCTTCGGTCACTGAAGGCGCCGTGGAACAGTCGGAAGCGATGGCAGCCATCGCAGAGAAAATGGCGCGCACCGTTACGGAAACACAGGACGGTCAGACCCACGCCAGACACGCTCTCGATGAAGCGGGCCGTGCGTCGGAGCTTGCAGGTGAAGGGGAAGCGAGCGTCGGGCAGTCGGTTACGCATATGCAGTCGCTCATAGCGAGTATGGATCAGTCCACGAAGGTGCTGAACCGGCTCAGTGAGCGTTCCGATGAAATCGGCGGCATCGTCTCTGAGATCAGCTCCATCGCCGAACAGACGAATCTCCTTGCATTGAATGCCTCCATTGAAGCCGCACGGGCGGGTGAACACGGCAAAGGTTTTGCCGTCGTCGCCGATGAGGTTCGAAAGCTCGCAGAAGAGTCCAATGCGTCGAGTCAGCGTATTGATACGCTGATCAAGGGCGTGCAGGAAGAGACGGCTGAAACGGTGACGACGATGAACGGCAACATGACGCTGATGAAAGAACAGGTCGAGCTCGTGGAAGCGAGCGGTGACGTGATCCGACAGATCAGTGAAGCCTTTACGAAGAGCCGGGAGGCGGTGAATCAGGTCCATCAGAAGCTCGACGATCTGCGGACATATGCCGAAGAGGTGGATGAATCCATCAAAGGCATCTCATTGATCGTCGATCAGACGGCGGCTTCCGCCGAAGAGGTGACGGCTTCATCCGATGAACAGAAAGAAACCCTCGATCAGATCTCGGCCAATGCCGAAGAGCTGACGGACATCGCAGGAGCCCTTGAAGAGGAGACAAAGCGGTTTACGCTGTAA
- a CDS encoding bile acid:sodium symporter family protein, with the protein MPIINRFINAHIAWLTPLVLTVGILLHGFFGNLQGLIPFLFVLITFLSSTGVHVRDLTEAITHPLPIFITLFVSMIITPVVALIAASIVFSGNEAYLTGTVFAFLIPTAVASVLWVTMNKGNIALVLFIILIHTLIVPIYLPVFLYLFLDVSIVIAYGELALGLFLILVLPSLAGIVSGHLFRKTVTRMNQGIQLTSKLALFTIIMINGSVVAPVIYTFDAELALVLLSVFSISVLAYGLGYLFARLFRLTRADMTAVFFAAGMRNIGAGSGLAAIFFPPAVVLPVIAGTLFQQILASQMSRFLHKQHHDGSA; encoded by the coding sequence ATGCCGATCATCAACCGCTTCATCAATGCCCATATCGCCTGGCTTACCCCGCTCGTTCTGACGGTCGGGATTCTGTTGCACGGATTTTTCGGAAATCTTCAGGGGCTGATCCCGTTTTTGTTTGTCCTCATAACCTTCCTCAGTTCCACCGGGGTCCATGTCCGTGACCTCACCGAGGCCATTACCCACCCGCTGCCGATCTTCATCACGCTGTTCGTCAGTATGATCATCACGCCCGTTGTTGCCCTCATCGCAGCGAGTATCGTCTTCAGCGGAAACGAAGCGTATCTGACGGGGACCGTCTTCGCCTTTTTGATCCCGACCGCCGTCGCAAGTGTTCTCTGGGTGACGATGAACAAAGGCAACATCGCCCTTGTCCTCTTCATCATCCTCATCCATACGCTCATCGTTCCCATCTATCTGCCGGTGTTTCTCTATCTGTTTCTCGATGTCAGTATTGTGATCGCTTATGGCGAACTCGCCCTGGGCCTCTTTCTCATCCTCGTCCTGCCGTCCCTTGCCGGGATTGTGAGCGGGCACCTGTTTCGTAAAACCGTTACACGCATGAACCAGGGCATTCAGCTCACCTCCAAACTCGCACTCTTTACAATCATCATGATCAACGGCTCCGTCGTCGCACCGGTGATCTATACCTTTGATGCAGAGCTTGCCCTTGTCCTTCTGAGCGTCTTCAGCATTTCCGTTCTGGCCTACGGTCTCGGCTATCTGTTTGCCAGGCTGTTTCGGCTCACCCGGGCGGACATGACAGCCGTCTTTTTCGCCGCCGGAATGCGAAACATCGGGGCAGGATCAGGACTTGCGGCCATCTTCTTCCCGCCGGCTGTCGTGCTGCCGGTGATTGCCGGGACCCTGTTCCAGCAGATCCTCGCCTCTCAGATGAGCCGTTTTTTGCACAAACAGCACCATGACGGCTCGGCCTGA
- the fdhD gene encoding formate dehydrogenase accessory sulfurtransferase FdhD, which produces MERLTFPDEYPVQLMVNGRELATFQLSLTGLEDWTIGYLYSEGLIASSEEIEELKVRDDLGRIDVEVAEEKESLFFGERKKHYTAGCGKGITFFSQSDVRDFPEVRSVRQVTLSYLLKQMAAFGKQTPLYDQTGGMHGACLFGLDGEMIVYEDIGRHNAVDKVLGYAVRHALPAEELILLTSGRISYEMMAKAAKYGIGIVGSRTTPTHQAVQIANYLGVEVVAYMRGRRAEVCTNHGRVEHDLKHLLEER; this is translated from the coding sequence ATGGAACGACTCACATTTCCGGATGAATATCCGGTACAGCTGATGGTGAACGGGAGAGAACTTGCGACCTTTCAGCTCTCGCTCACAGGCCTTGAGGATTGGACGATCGGTTATCTGTACAGCGAAGGGCTGATTGCATCTTCGGAAGAGATTGAAGAGTTGAAAGTCCGGGATGATCTCGGGCGGATCGATGTCGAAGTGGCTGAAGAGAAGGAAAGCTTGTTTTTCGGTGAGCGGAAGAAGCATTACACGGCAGGGTGCGGCAAAGGCATCACCTTCTTCTCACAAAGCGATGTCCGGGATTTCCCTGAGGTTCGATCGGTCCGTCAGGTTACGTTAAGCTATTTACTGAAACAGATGGCGGCCTTTGGGAAACAGACGCCGCTCTATGACCAAACAGGCGGCATGCACGGTGCGTGCCTCTTTGGCCTCGACGGGGAAATGATCGTCTATGAGGACATCGGCCGCCATAACGCCGTCGACAAAGTGCTCGGTTACGCTGTTCGCCATGCGCTCCCGGCTGAGGAACTGATTCTCCTCACGTCCGGGCGGATATCGTACGAGATGATGGCAAAGGCGGCGAAGTACGGGATCGGCATCGTCGGTTCAAGAACGACGCCGACGCATCAGGCCGTTCAGATCGCCAACTATCTCGGTGTCGAAGTCGTCGCCTATATGCGCGGCAGACGTGCGGAAGTGTGTACAAATCACGGCCGGGTCGAACACGACCTGAAACATCTCCTTGAAGAGCGGTAA
- a CDS encoding acetylxylan esterase codes for MPVIDLPLDELKTYRGRSPKPVDFDAYWERALAEMRAVKPDVRLEKAGFQTSFATCYELTFTGVRGARISAKYIRPKTVDSGRAVIDFHGYSINNGDWTPKLGYAAEGVSYIAMDVRGQGGKSEDTGGVKGPTLRGQIIRGLDDHEDNLLFRHIFLDAAQLAGILLDDAQFGIDELMATGWSQGGGLTFACAALEPRITRLASVYPFLTDYRRVWEMDLDVGAYEELRRFFRSFDPLHEREEAIFTRLGYIDVQHLAERIRGNTLMATGLIDTICPPSTQFAAYNRIQSAKELVVYPDFEHENLPGLPDRIFQFLTAP; via the coding sequence ATGCCAGTGATTGACCTCCCGCTTGACGAACTGAAAACATACCGGGGGCGAAGCCCGAAGCCGGTGGATTTTGACGCCTACTGGGAGAGGGCCCTGGCGGAGATGCGGGCGGTGAAGCCCGACGTCCGTCTTGAGAAAGCCGGTTTTCAGACCTCGTTTGCGACCTGTTATGAACTGACTTTTACGGGCGTTCGAGGTGCGCGGATCTCTGCGAAATACATTCGACCGAAGACCGTTGACTCAGGGCGGGCTGTGATCGATTTTCACGGCTATTCCATCAACAACGGGGACTGGACCCCGAAGCTCGGCTATGCCGCAGAAGGTGTGAGCTACATTGCCATGGACGTAAGGGGGCAGGGCGGGAAATCGGAAGACACGGGTGGCGTCAAGGGTCCGACGCTTCGCGGGCAGATCATCCGCGGACTTGACGATCATGAGGATAACCTCCTCTTTCGCCATATCTTTCTCGATGCCGCTCAGCTCGCAGGGATTCTCCTGGATGATGCGCAGTTCGGTATCGATGAACTAATGGCAACGGGATGGTCCCAGGGCGGTGGGCTGACGTTTGCCTGTGCAGCCCTTGAGCCCCGGATTACAAGGCTCGCGTCTGTGTATCCGTTTTTGACCGATTACCGGCGGGTGTGGGAGATGGATCTCGACGTCGGTGCCTATGAGGAACTGCGGCGGTTTTTCCGCTCGTTTGATCCTCTTCACGAGCGGGAGGAAGCGATCTTTACCCGGCTTGGCTATATCGATGTCCAGCACCTCGCAGAACGGATCCGGGGGAACACACTCATGGCGACGGGACTCATCGACACCATTTGTCCCCCATCGACACAGTTCGCCGCGTACAACCGGATTCAGTCGGCAAAAGAACTCGTCGTGTATCCGGACTTTGAACATGAGAATCTCCCGGGTCTCCCGGATCGCATCTTTCAGTTTCTCACCGCGCCATAA
- a CDS encoding DinB family protein, which yields MYRKINDFRLDWLVSVDRTKKVIDTITDETMDQAIEDGHNTLGSLAWHLTQSAFGIGRMLEVPVKPPPVEEQPKTAEELLKHYHNTTESLELGILQHLKEDMLTDHVHFAGQDMNKGQLLRMIIDHQTHHVGQMTVLLRQAGLRVPGIMGPTKEDIAEQRAQSH from the coding sequence ATGTATCGGAAAATCAATGATTTCAGACTCGACTGGCTCGTATCTGTCGACAGAACCAAAAAGGTGATCGACACCATCACCGACGAGACGATGGACCAGGCGATTGAAGACGGTCATAATACCCTCGGTTCACTGGCCTGGCACTTAACCCAGTCCGCTTTTGGCATCGGCCGTATGCTCGAAGTACCGGTAAAGCCGCCGCCCGTTGAAGAACAGCCAAAGACGGCCGAAGAGCTGTTAAAGCATTACCACAACACCACGGAATCCCTTGAACTCGGCATTCTCCAGCACTTAAAAGAAGACATGCTCACCGATCACGTGCATTTTGCCGGCCAGGACATGAACAAAGGCCAGCTTCTCCGCATGATCATCGATCATCAGACCCATCACGTCGGACAGATGACCGTCCTCTTGCGACAGGCAGGCCTCCGCGTTCCCGGAATCATGGGACCGACGAAGGAAGACATTGCCGAACAGCGTGCTCAAAGCCACTGA
- a CDS encoding sugar phosphate isomerase/epimerase family protein, protein MRLTGQFFQDVSTPEKWISELNRLGYSASVCPVDTAASDFELMAFRQAAKTNDILISEVGAWSNPISPDDRIRKAAVSHCKGQLELAERIGALSCVNIAGSLADNWDGPHPDHFHPDTFTLVVDTVREIIDDVKPVNAKYALEMLPWMIPDGRESYESLVKAIDREAFGVHFDPANMIHSPRAYFNNAELIKDFVDRLGHFICNVHVRDVRLEHELSVHIRETVPGDGFMDYRTLLKELHGLGRDFALRMEHFKEEESYLSGAAYIRGIAEREGIVIR, encoded by the coding sequence ATGAGACTGACAGGACAATTTTTTCAGGATGTATCGACACCGGAGAAATGGATCAGTGAATTGAATCGGCTTGGCTATTCAGCGTCGGTCTGCCCCGTTGATACAGCGGCGAGCGATTTTGAGCTGATGGCGTTTCGCCAGGCGGCAAAAACCAACGACATACTCATATCGGAAGTGGGAGCCTGGAGCAATCCCATCAGCCCCGATGATCGGATCCGCAAGGCCGCAGTGTCCCACTGCAAAGGACAGCTCGAACTGGCTGAACGGATCGGTGCGCTGTCGTGCGTCAATATTGCCGGGTCTCTCGCGGACAACTGGGACGGACCGCACCCGGATCATTTTCATCCGGATACGTTTACCCTCGTTGTTGACACGGTGCGGGAGATCATCGATGACGTCAAACCCGTAAACGCCAAATACGCGCTGGAGATGTTGCCGTGGATGATTCCTGACGGCAGAGAGAGCTACGAATCCCTCGTGAAGGCCATCGACAGAGAGGCCTTCGGGGTGCATTTTGATCCTGCGAACATGATTCACTCACCCCGGGCGTATTTCAATAATGCCGAACTGATCAAGGATTTTGTCGACAGGCTCGGGCACTTTATCTGCAATGTGCATGTGAGGGACGTGCGCCTTGAGCATGAACTGTCTGTCCACATCAGAGAGACGGTCCCAGGGGACGGCTTTATGGATTACCGGACGTTACTGAAGGAGCTTCACGGGCTCGGACGCGATTTTGCCCTTCGCATGGAACATTTCAAAGAAGAGGAAAGCTACCTGAGCGGCGCGGCTTATATCCGGGGGATTGCAGAAAGGGAAGGCATTGTCATCCGCTGA
- the pxpB gene encoding 5-oxoprolinase subunit PxpB, which produces MIYAIEQISPRVLSVVFREEISETVHEQVLRVTDLFQGRFPGLIEDVVPSYHQVTLFFTKPMVSNALRDWVYEEIRSDLHEPGQEPKSRIITVPVSYGGTFGPDLEEVARYLQLPSEEVIRLHMNADYTVYMLGFLPGFPYLGGMDPALSIPRKTTPRQRVFAGSVGIAGGQTGVYPSPSPGGWQLIGRTPLSLVDVTKEEPCLFRPGDRIRFEAISETDFQRLSEGE; this is translated from the coding sequence TTGATATATGCAATTGAACAGATCAGCCCGCGAGTTCTGAGTGTTGTTTTTCGAGAAGAGATTTCCGAGACCGTTCACGAACAGGTTTTGAGGGTAACAGATCTTTTTCAAGGCCGGTTTCCAGGGTTGATTGAGGATGTGGTGCCGTCCTATCATCAGGTGACACTGTTCTTCACGAAGCCGATGGTCAGTAACGCTCTCAGAGACTGGGTGTACGAAGAGATCAGAAGCGATCTGCATGAACCAGGACAAGAGCCGAAATCAAGGATCATCACCGTCCCTGTCAGCTATGGCGGAACCTTCGGGCCGGATCTTGAAGAAGTGGCCCGGTATCTTCAGCTTCCTTCAGAAGAGGTCATCCGGCTTCATATGAATGCGGACTATACGGTGTATATGCTCGGCTTTTTGCCGGGCTTTCCGTATCTCGGCGGGATGGACCCGGCACTTTCCATACCGAGAAAGACAACGCCGAGGCAGCGCGTTTTTGCAGGAAGTGTCGGGATCGCGGGAGGTCAGACAGGTGTATATCCATCCCCGTCCCCCGGGGGCTGGCAGCTGATTGGCCGGACGCCCCTCAGCCTTGTGGATGTGACAAAGGAAGAACCTTGCCTCTTCAGACCGGGGGACCGGATCCGGTTTGAGGCGATATCGGAAACTGATTTTCAACGACTGAGTGAAGGAGAGTGA
- a CDS encoding LamB/YcsF family protein: MRVDINADLGERFGVYDLGDDEGLMDVITSANIACGFHAGDYRTMAETVALATEKGVKIGAHPGYQDLIGFGRRAVAMPADEIHALTVYQIGALDGFCRAHGTQIHHVKPHGALYNLAAVDEDAARAVVRAVSDVVPSAVLVGLAGSVLVNEGRASGLSVAEEVFADRTYTDEGQLTPRTKPNAVLTDPAQIKRQVMAMIEEGLVTSTGGRQIPVQADTICFHGDGKEATALARTVRASLESMGIRILPVGGRG, translated from the coding sequence ATGCGGGTGGATATCAATGCCGATCTCGGAGAACGCTTTGGCGTCTATGATCTGGGTGACGACGAGGGTCTGATGGACGTGATCACCTCTGCGAACATCGCCTGCGGATTTCATGCCGGCGATTACCGGACAATGGCGGAGACGGTGGCTCTTGCAACGGAGAAAGGAGTCAAAATCGGCGCTCATCCAGGCTATCAGGATCTCATCGGTTTCGGGAGGCGTGCAGTCGCCATGCCGGCAGATGAGATCCATGCTCTGACGGTTTATCAGATCGGGGCCTTGGACGGCTTTTGCCGGGCACACGGGACACAGATTCATCATGTAAAGCCTCATGGTGCGCTTTACAACCTCGCAGCCGTGGACGAAGATGCAGCACGAGCAGTGGTTCGTGCGGTATCTGATGTGGTGCCAAGTGCGGTTCTTGTTGGTCTCGCAGGCAGTGTTCTGGTTAACGAAGGCCGGGCTTCCGGGCTCAGCGTTGCCGAAGAGGTCTTCGCCGACCGTACGTACACCGATGAAGGACAATTAACCCCAAGAACAAAACCGAACGCGGTCCTGACCGATCCTGCTCAGATTAAGCGACAGGTGATGGCGATGATTGAAGAGGGGTTGGTCACCTCAACCGGAGGAAGGCAGATCCCTGTTCAGGCGGATACGATCTGTTTTCACGGTGACGGCAAGGAAGCGACCGCTCTTGCCCGAACAGTCCGGGCTTCTTTAGAGTCCATGGGCATCCGTATTCTTCCTGTGGGAGGCAGGGGATAA
- a CDS encoding 5-oxoprolinase subunit C family protein, translating into MELFQVKKAGVSLSIQDQGRTGYRNLGFPVSGALDPLAAKFANHLAGNQPSDAVLEVTMGNVTLDVLETAEIAITGADLDCRINGKKTEIWQTLLVREGDELLFKGPVTGMRVYIAVSGGFEGERILGSRSVCETAGIGCRFTKGDRIATCYPLKDVKKHSRRIISPRQRPVYDRTISLDVHPGRHDARFTREALRLFQSGVFRLSAGDRMGAVLKGEEPLTHQSGADILSEAVMPGTIQVAQDGQPMILLMDAQTTGGYTSIGTVKEDELWKVAQLQPGGAVQFQFVRGG; encoded by the coding sequence ATGGAGCTGTTTCAAGTTAAAAAAGCCGGAGTGTCGCTCTCTATCCAGGATCAGGGGCGAACCGGATACCGTAATCTTGGCTTTCCCGTAAGCGGGGCACTCGATCCACTAGCAGCAAAATTCGCCAATCATCTTGCAGGCAATCAGCCGTCGGATGCGGTCCTTGAAGTTACGATGGGCAATGTCACGCTCGATGTGCTTGAAACGGCGGAGATTGCCATTACCGGAGCGGATCTCGATTGCAGGATCAATGGGAAAAAGACGGAGATTTGGCAAACCCTCCTCGTGCGCGAGGGTGATGAGCTCTTATTCAAAGGACCTGTTACCGGGATGCGGGTATATATAGCCGTTTCAGGCGGGTTCGAGGGTGAACGAATTCTCGGAAGCCGATCGGTCTGTGAAACAGCGGGAATCGGGTGTCGGTTCACAAAAGGAGACCGGATTGCCACTTGTTACCCGTTGAAAGATGTGAAGAAGCATTCACGGCGGATCATCAGTCCACGGCAGCGTCCGGTGTACGACCGGACCATCTCCCTCGACGTACATCCCGGACGCCATGACGCCCGTTTTACCAGAGAGGCTCTTCGTCTCTTTCAGAGTGGCGTGTTCAGGCTGTCTGCCGGGGACCGGATGGGGGCCGTTTTAAAGGGAGAGGAACCTCTCACGCATCAAAGCGGGGCGGATATTCTCTCAGAGGCGGTGATGCCCGGAACAATCCAGGTGGCACAGGACGGTCAGCCGATGATCCTCCTGATGGATGCCCAGACGACGGGTGGTTACACGTCGATTGGAACGGTAAAGGAAGATGAGTTATGGAAAGTCGCCCAGCTCCAGCCGGGCGGAGCAGTGCAATTTCAGTTTGTGAGAGGCGGTTAA